A single Xylanimonas cellulosilytica DSM 15894 DNA region contains:
- a CDS encoding nitroreductase family protein, whose product MEFQDVVRRRRMVRSFTDEPLTAAQVDRLLANAVRGPSAGFTQGWAFLVLESAADRDRFWAAASPASSARDLSAWKAGLRRAPLVVVPMASRDAYLRRYAEPDKAGARLATPGAWMPDDEARWPVPYWHVDVGMASLLMLQTAVDLGLGACFFGIGGPERPAFRAAFGVPDEWDPTGVIAVGHPEEPGTGAAGSPTRRPRKPVDDVVHRGRW is encoded by the coding sequence ATGGAGTTCCAGGACGTCGTCCGACGACGGCGGATGGTGCGGTCCTTCACCGACGAGCCGCTGACGGCCGCGCAGGTCGACCGCCTGCTGGCGAACGCGGTGCGCGGGCCGTCGGCAGGGTTCACGCAGGGCTGGGCGTTCCTCGTGCTGGAGTCCGCGGCGGACCGGGACCGCTTCTGGGCGGCGGCGTCACCGGCGTCGTCCGCACGGGACCTGTCCGCCTGGAAGGCCGGGCTGCGGCGGGCGCCCCTCGTCGTCGTGCCGATGGCGTCACGTGACGCCTATCTGCGGCGCTACGCCGAGCCCGACAAGGCGGGCGCCCGCCTCGCTACCCCGGGCGCGTGGATGCCCGACGACGAGGCGCGGTGGCCGGTGCCGTACTGGCACGTCGACGTCGGGATGGCGTCGCTGCTGATGCTCCAGACGGCGGTGGACCTGGGCCTGGGTGCGTGCTTCTTCGGCATCGGCGGCCCCGAGCGCCCGGCGTTCCGCGCGGCGTTCGGCGTGCCGGACGAGTGGGACCCCACGGGGGTCATCGCCGTCGGGCACCCGGAGGAGCCGGGGACGGGGGCGGCGGGATCGCCGACCCGCCGCCCCCGCAAGCCGGTGGACGACGTGGTGCACCGCGGCCGGTGGTGA
- a CDS encoding MTH1187 family thiamine-binding protein yields the protein MAVFAFSVAPLGAGESVAPQVAEAVRIVRESGLPNRTTSMFTEIEGEWDEVMPVIKAATDAVGIDGHRVSLVIKADIRPGTTGQIDAKVERVEEILAADAADEGRS from the coding sequence ATGGCCGTCTTCGCGTTCTCCGTCGCCCCGCTCGGTGCGGGCGAGTCCGTCGCACCCCAGGTCGCCGAGGCCGTTCGCATCGTCCGCGAGTCCGGGCTGCCGAACCGCACCACGTCGATGTTCACCGAGATCGAGGGGGAGTGGGACGAGGTGATGCCGGTCATCAAGGCCGCGACCGACGCCGTCGGCATCGACGGCCACCGCGTCTCCCTGGTCATCAAGGCCGACATCCGCCCCGGAACCACGGGCCAGATCGATGCGAAGGTGGAGCGCGTCGAGGAGATCCTCGCGGCCGACGCCGCCGACGAAGGCCGCTCCTGA
- the cofC gene encoding 2-phospho-L-lactate guanylyltransferase, which yields MSGSAARERPGVSGRSASSGSSGSSGVVAVVPLRDGASGKSRLAAGLTPTMRRRLVTELARHVVGVLAASPGVAWIAVVTADPGFVTDALAGLPVRVLPQPADQPGLNAALDVGRETVRAAAPGAALLVAHADLPDLTADDVAALLAAAHPSSPAPTVVVATDRHGAGTNLLLLPAAVDFTFRFGPGSRAAHEAEAARRGLRAVVVDRPGTAADLDTLDDWEDLPAETRTHLTG from the coding sequence GTGAGCGGGTCTGCCGCGCGCGAGCGCCCGGGCGTTTCGGGCCGCTCGGCCAGCTCGGGCAGCTCGGGCAGCTCGGGTGTGGTCGCCGTCGTGCCGCTGCGGGACGGGGCGAGCGGCAAGTCGCGGCTCGCGGCTGGGCTCACGCCGACGATGCGGCGGCGGCTCGTGACCGAGCTGGCCCGGCACGTCGTCGGCGTGCTGGCCGCGTCACCGGGCGTCGCGTGGATCGCGGTGGTGACGGCCGACCCGGGCTTCGTGACCGACGCGCTCGCCGGCCTGCCCGTGCGGGTGCTCCCCCAGCCCGCCGACCAGCCGGGCCTCAACGCGGCCCTCGACGTCGGCCGCGAGACCGTGCGTGCCGCCGCGCCCGGTGCGGCGCTGCTCGTCGCACACGCCGATCTGCCCGACCTCACGGCCGACGACGTCGCGGCGCTGCTGGCCGCGGCACATCCTTCCTCCCCCGCACCGACCGTCGTCGTCGCCACCGACCGGCACGGAGCCGGGACGAACCTCCTGCTGCTCCCCGCGGCCGTCGACTTCACGTTCCGCTTCGGCCCCGGTTCCCGCGCCGCGCACGAGGCCGAGGCAGCCCGCCGCGGGCTGCGCGCCGTCGTCGTCGACCGCCCGGGCACGGCCGCCGACCTGGACACCCTCGACGACTGGGAGGACCTCCCCGCCGAGACCCGCACCCACCTCACGGGTTGA
- a CDS encoding GNAT family N-acetyltransferase, which translates to MNLQLLPFPAADYATWRAAQVERRRRWQFGPLWSDDDAATVQARAAVDDLAPADGLSGTYLHRVLGPGGDAGWLWLSRQDGDLLVLDAEIDAPAEALLALLEARARAADARQLVLDRMIAAPTTAALAELGAFTVLSQTMVLDLRATDTPGSDRVALHPMTQLTFDAYLAAAIDEYAHEIQRTDHLPWDEALDHSRADYDALLPQGLATPGQVLLDVVETATGETVGTLWLGLRPPSAAFVYDVYLMASARGRGLGRAAMLAGAAWCRERGIGVLGLSVFGRNTVARELYESLGYTVVMEALRHPVEPAPPVTGPR; encoded by the coding sequence GTGAATCTCCAGCTGCTGCCGTTCCCCGCGGCCGACTACGCCACCTGGCGTGCGGCCCAGGTGGAGCGACGCCGCCGCTGGCAGTTCGGCCCCCTGTGGTCCGACGACGACGCCGCCACCGTCCAGGCGCGTGCGGCCGTCGATGACCTGGCCCCGGCCGACGGGCTGTCCGGCACCTACCTGCACCGTGTGCTCGGCCCGGGCGGCGACGCCGGGTGGCTGTGGCTCTCCCGCCAGGACGGCGACCTGCTGGTGCTCGACGCCGAGATCGACGCCCCCGCCGAGGCGCTGCTCGCCCTGCTCGAGGCCCGCGCCCGCGCCGCCGACGCGCGCCAGCTCGTCCTCGACCGGATGATCGCCGCGCCGACGACGGCGGCCCTCGCCGAGCTCGGCGCGTTCACCGTGCTGAGCCAGACGATGGTGCTCGACCTGCGGGCCACGGACACGCCTGGCAGCGACCGCGTCGCGCTGCACCCCATGACCCAGCTGACGTTCGACGCCTACCTCGCCGCCGCGATCGACGAGTACGCCCACGAGATCCAGCGCACGGACCACCTGCCGTGGGACGAGGCGCTCGACCACTCGCGCGCCGACTACGACGCGCTGCTGCCGCAGGGCCTGGCGACCCCGGGCCAGGTGCTGCTCGACGTCGTCGAGACGGCCACCGGGGAGACCGTCGGCACCCTGTGGCTGGGGCTGCGACCGCCGTCGGCCGCGTTTGTCTACGACGTCTACCTCATGGCGTCCGCGCGCGGGCGCGGGCTGGGCCGGGCGGCGATGCTCGCCGGTGCCGCCTGGTGCCGGGAGCGGGGGATCGGCGTGCTGGGCCTGAGCGTGTTCGGCCGCAACACCGTGGCGCGCGAGCTGTACGAGTCGCTGGGCTACACCGTCGTCATGGAGGCGCTGCGCCACCCGGTGGAGCCGGCGCCGCCGGTGACCGGGCCGCGCTGA
- a CDS encoding aldo/keto reductase, producing MRYRTIGSGDNAFEASALCLGTMLYGWRTDEETSFAILDRYVERGGTFLDTANNYGDWEWPEGGWKGAGRISEAVLGRWLTARGPRARDQVRIATKLGAARKDSTRPLSYSNFEGLSQQVVATSARESLRLLGIDRIDLLYGHVDDRETPLAETVGAFGKLQAEGLVGVTGISNVSLWRVVEAREEAARQGIDPYAVVQQNFTYAYPTPKAERFNWASPELLSYAASTGVPGRPALTVVGYSPLLQGAYTRSDKPLFGGYDHPTTHARVQALHDVGRELGATPNQVVIAWILAQDVVPLVGASTVAQLDEALDAVDLDLGEEVLARLDAV from the coding sequence ATGCGGTACCGCACCATCGGCAGCGGCGACAACGCCTTCGAGGCCTCCGCCCTCTGCCTCGGCACGATGCTCTACGGCTGGCGTACCGACGAGGAGACGTCGTTCGCGATCCTCGACCGGTACGTCGAGCGCGGCGGGACGTTCCTCGACACCGCCAACAACTACGGCGACTGGGAGTGGCCGGAGGGCGGCTGGAAGGGCGCCGGCCGCATCAGCGAGGCGGTGCTCGGCCGCTGGCTCACCGCGCGCGGACCCCGCGCACGGGACCAGGTCCGGATCGCCACCAAGCTCGGCGCCGCCCGGAAGGACTCCACGCGCCCGCTGAGCTACTCGAACTTCGAGGGCCTGAGCCAGCAGGTCGTCGCGACCTCCGCCCGTGAGAGCCTCCGGCTCCTCGGCATCGACCGTATCGACCTGCTCTACGGGCACGTCGACGACCGCGAGACGCCGCTGGCCGAGACCGTCGGCGCGTTCGGCAAGCTCCAGGCCGAAGGGCTGGTGGGGGTCACGGGCATCTCGAACGTCTCGCTGTGGCGGGTCGTCGAGGCCCGGGAGGAGGCGGCCCGGCAGGGCATCGACCCGTACGCCGTCGTCCAGCAGAACTTCACCTACGCCTACCCGACCCCGAAGGCGGAGCGCTTCAACTGGGCGTCGCCCGAGCTGCTCAGCTACGCCGCCTCGACCGGCGTGCCGGGACGCCCCGCGCTCACCGTCGTCGGGTACTCGCCGCTCCTGCAGGGCGCGTACACGCGGAGCGACAAGCCGCTCTTCGGCGGCTACGACCACCCGACGACGCACGCGCGCGTCCAGGCGCTGCACGACGTCGGGCGCGAGCTCGGCGCCACCCCGAACCAGGTGGTCATCGCGTGGATCCTCGCCCAGGACGTCGTCCCGCTGGTCGGCGCGAGCACCGTCGCCCAGCTCGACGAGGCGCTCGACGCCGTCGACCTCGACCTGGGCGAGGAGGTGCTGGCCCGCCTGGACGCGGTGTGA
- a CDS encoding VOC family protein, whose product MANLVVHFEIHATEPERAAEFYSTLFGWKIERYGDLAYWLVDTGDGSIRNDTAQPGLGINGGIIQRTQQAPPVGGPVTGANLVIGVDHVDASFARALELGGMDAMAPTDMPGIGRLAYVLDPDNNIFGMISGTLSDGTDGMTGTGT is encoded by the coding sequence ATGGCAAACCTTGTCGTGCACTTCGAGATCCACGCCACCGAGCCGGAGCGGGCCGCCGAGTTCTACTCGACGTTGTTCGGCTGGAAGATCGAACGGTACGGGGACCTGGCGTACTGGCTCGTCGACACCGGCGACGGGTCGATCCGCAACGACACGGCCCAGCCCGGACTGGGCATCAACGGCGGGATCATCCAGCGGACCCAGCAGGCGCCGCCGGTCGGCGGTCCCGTCACGGGGGCCAACCTGGTGATCGGGGTCGACCACGTCGACGCGTCGTTCGCCCGAGCCCTCGAGCTGGGCGGCATGGACGCGATGGCCCCCACGGACATGCCTGGCATCGGGCGGCTGGCCTACGTGCTGGACCCGGACAACAACATCTTCGGCATGATCTCGGGAACCCTGTCCGACGGGACGGACGGGATGACGGGCACCGGAACCTGA
- the cofD gene encoding 2-phospho-L-lactate transferase — MAEPRVTVLAGGVGGARLAHGFALTGTPLDVVVNVGDDTELHGLWISPDLDTVMYTLAGLNDEERGWGLRGESYATLTQLGVLGEDTWFTLGDKDLATHVARTARLRAGVPLSTVTAQLTASLGVTARLLPVTDDPVATVLDTPSGRLAFQEYFVRRHHADAVLGITYEGLEAARPAPGVLASVADADVVVIAPSNPFLSVLPVLGVAGVREAVTTTTARRVAVSPIVGGQAIKGPAAQILETLGHEVSALGVARLYTGLVDVMVVDDADAALEPAIRDLGFEVVVTDTIMGGPDGRERLARELLALAGHPQP, encoded by the coding sequence GTGGCTGAACCTCGTGTGACCGTGCTGGCCGGTGGTGTTGGAGGGGCGCGGCTCGCGCACGGGTTCGCCCTCACGGGCACGCCGCTCGACGTCGTCGTCAACGTCGGTGACGACACCGAGCTGCACGGCCTGTGGATCTCCCCCGACCTCGACACGGTCATGTACACGCTCGCCGGGCTCAACGACGAGGAGCGCGGCTGGGGGCTGCGCGGCGAGTCGTACGCGACACTGACCCAGCTCGGCGTGCTCGGTGAGGACACCTGGTTCACCCTGGGCGACAAGGACCTGGCGACGCACGTGGCTCGCACGGCGCGGCTGCGCGCGGGCGTCCCGCTGAGCACTGTCACCGCGCAGCTCACCGCGTCCCTCGGCGTGACCGCCCGCCTGCTCCCCGTCACGGACGACCCGGTCGCCACGGTGCTCGACACCCCGTCCGGGCGGCTCGCGTTCCAGGAGTACTTCGTGCGGCGGCACCACGCCGACGCCGTGCTCGGCATCACCTACGAGGGTCTGGAGGCGGCCCGCCCGGCCCCGGGCGTGCTCGCGTCCGTCGCCGACGCCGACGTCGTGGTGATCGCGCCGTCGAACCCGTTCCTCTCGGTGCTGCCCGTGCTGGGCGTCGCGGGGGTGCGGGAGGCGGTGACGACGACGACGGCGCGGCGCGTCGCGGTGAGCCCGATCGTCGGCGGTCAGGCCATCAAGGGCCCGGCGGCGCAGATCCTCGAGACGCTCGGGCACGAGGTCTCCGCGCTCGGCGTCGCCCGCCTGTACACGGGGCTGGTGGACGTCATGGTGGTCGACGACGCCGACGCCGCCCTGGAGCCCGCGATCCGCGACCTGGGCTTCGAGGTGGTCGTGACCGACACGATCATGGGCGGCCCCGACGGGCGCGAACGCCTGGCCCGCGAGCTGCTCGCGCTGGCAGGCCACCCGCAGCCGTGA
- a CDS encoding PLP-dependent aminotransferase family protein, protein MPRTIPVTLDRQAPEPLGTQLAHRIRELVLTGTLGRGDRLPSSRALAADLGVSRSVPEQAYEQLHAEGWVEARQGAGTFVASGTTPRTPRAPARAPAPHPSPAPPSDLVPLSSGTPWIDPRHADGWRRAWREVSAARPPRGYDDPRGIPELRAALADRLARTRGLVVDPDEIVVTQGTTDGLRHLLQSLPPGPVAVEDPGYRAAVAVVRRLGREVRDVPALDPVTDLRGCAAAYVTPAHQHPLGRVMPAADRLALLAAARDADAVVAEDDYDSEFRYDVAPVPALAALDRDRVAYLGTASKSVAPSLRLGWLVPPSALLDGLDERRRITHEGAPWPVQRAMLALLRDGYVDKVVRSARRVYAERAPRVAAALSPYAELAGPLAGMYSTWLLPHDDAVRAVEAARAAGFDVPLLSTFARSSRATGLVVGFGGVTDAELDAALTALVRGLRGPGR, encoded by the coding sequence GACCGGGACGCTCGGGCGGGGGGACCGCCTGCCCAGCAGCCGCGCCCTGGCCGCCGACCTGGGCGTGAGCCGGTCGGTGCCCGAGCAGGCGTACGAACAGCTCCACGCGGAAGGCTGGGTCGAGGCGCGGCAGGGTGCCGGCACGTTCGTCGCCTCGGGCACCACACCGCGCACCCCGCGGGCGCCCGCACGGGCCCCAGCGCCGCACCCCTCCCCCGCGCCGCCGTCGGACCTCGTCCCGCTCAGCAGCGGCACCCCGTGGATCGACCCGCGGCACGCCGACGGGTGGCGGCGCGCCTGGCGGGAGGTGTCGGCGGCCCGGCCGCCGCGCGGGTACGACGACCCGCGCGGGATCCCCGAGCTGCGCGCCGCCCTCGCCGACCGGCTCGCCCGGACCCGCGGCCTCGTCGTCGACCCCGACGAGATCGTGGTCACGCAGGGCACCACCGACGGGCTACGGCACCTGCTCCAGTCGCTGCCGCCAGGGCCGGTCGCCGTCGAGGACCCCGGCTACCGCGCCGCCGTCGCCGTCGTCCGGCGGCTGGGCCGCGAGGTGCGCGACGTCCCGGCGCTCGACCCGGTCACCGACCTGCGCGGGTGCGCCGCCGCATACGTGACTCCCGCGCACCAGCACCCGCTCGGCCGCGTCATGCCCGCCGCGGACCGGCTCGCGCTCCTCGCCGCCGCACGCGACGCCGACGCCGTCGTCGCCGAGGACGACTACGACTCCGAGTTCCGCTACGACGTCGCCCCCGTGCCCGCCCTCGCCGCCCTCGACCGCGACCGGGTCGCCTACCTGGGCACCGCGTCGAAGTCCGTGGCCCCGTCGCTGCGGCTCGGCTGGCTGGTGCCGCCCTCGGCCCTGCTCGACGGCCTCGACGAACGCCGTCGCATCACGCACGAGGGGGCGCCCTGGCCGGTGCAGCGGGCCATGCTCGCCCTGCTGCGCGACGGTTACGTCGACAAGGTGGTGCGCAGCGCGCGGCGCGTCTACGCCGAGCGGGCGCCGCGCGTGGCGGCCGCGCTCTCGCCCTACGCCGAGCTCGCCGGGCCGCTCGCCGGCATGTACTCGACGTGGCTGCTCCCGCACGACGACGCCGTCCGGGCCGTCGAGGCGGCACGTGCGGCCGGGTTCGACGTGCCGCTGCTGTCGACGTTCGCGCGGTCGTCGAGGGCCACAGGGCTGGTCGTCGGCTTCGGTGGCGTCACGGACGCGGAGCTGGACGCCGCCCTCACCGCGCTGGTGCGCGGGCTGCGCGGGCCAGGTCGGTAG
- a CDS encoding zinc-binding dehydrogenase, giving the protein MLAAYAARISPDSPVDALEVGQRPDPVERENWSVVQVRAASLNHHDLWSLKGVGLREDQLPMILGTDAAGIAPDGSEVIVHGVVGADGHGVGPRERRTLLSEKYDGALAEYVTVPTANLLPKPPELTFAEAACLGTAWLTAYRMLFTVADLKPGQSVLVQGAGGGVATAAIVLGAAAGLEVTATSRSGAKRERALALGARHALEPGARVPARVDAVIESVGQATWSHSVRSVKPGGTIAVCGATSGDAPGAELTRVFFQELTVRGVTMGTREELAALAAFCARSDVRPVIDSTFALADAAAGLARLAEGAQVGKIVIEP; this is encoded by the coding sequence ATGCTCGCCGCCTACGCCGCCCGGATCTCGCCCGACTCCCCCGTCGACGCACTGGAGGTGGGGCAGCGCCCCGACCCGGTGGAGCGGGAGAACTGGTCGGTCGTCCAGGTGCGAGCCGCGAGCCTCAACCATCACGACCTGTGGTCGCTCAAGGGCGTCGGCCTGCGCGAGGACCAGCTCCCGATGATCCTCGGCACCGACGCCGCGGGCATCGCCCCGGACGGCTCCGAGGTCATCGTCCACGGCGTCGTCGGGGCGGACGGGCACGGCGTCGGGCCGCGTGAGCGACGCACGCTGCTGTCCGAGAAGTACGACGGGGCGCTCGCCGAGTACGTCACCGTGCCGACGGCGAACCTGCTGCCCAAGCCGCCCGAGCTGACCTTCGCCGAGGCCGCCTGCCTGGGCACCGCCTGGCTGACCGCCTACCGGATGCTGTTCACCGTCGCCGACCTCAAGCCTGGCCAGTCGGTGCTGGTCCAGGGCGCGGGCGGCGGCGTGGCCACCGCGGCGATCGTGCTCGGCGCCGCCGCGGGCCTGGAGGTCACCGCGACCTCCCGGTCGGGCGCCAAGCGGGAGCGCGCGCTCGCCCTCGGCGCGCGGCACGCCCTCGAGCCCGGGGCCCGCGTACCCGCCCGGGTCGACGCCGTGATCGAGTCCGTCGGGCAGGCGACATGGAGCCACTCGGTGCGGTCCGTGAAGCCCGGCGGCACGATCGCCGTGTGCGGCGCGACCTCCGGCGACGCCCCCGGCGCGGAGCTGACCCGTGTGTTCTTCCAGGAGCTCACCGTCCGCGGCGTGACCATGGGCACCCGCGAGGAGCTCGCCGCGCTCGCCGCGTTCTGCGCCCGCTCCGACGTGCGGCCCGTCATCGACTCGACCTTCGCGCTCGCGGACGCCGCGGCCGGCCTGGCCCGGCTGGCCGAGGGGGCGCAGGTGGGGAAGATCGTCATCGAGCCGTAG
- a CDS encoding PLP-dependent aminotransferase family protein, with amino-acid sequence MASDQTTSRAGEPRLAWETLLDVRDGPGPLVVRLERALRDAVRSGRAPAGAALPASRSLAETLGVSRWVVTEVYGQLVAEGVLEARAGSATRVAPGGALPVPPDDGARPTRRAPSSGARWNLAPGVPDLRHAPLDAWARATREALAAVSRDDLFDRPWAGHPGARAVVAGHLRRSRLVSATADDVVLTHGATHGMTIASTALAGAGHTHLLVEQPCWPVLRDVARSAGLEPVSVPVGPGGIDVDAFEAAAARTGARAALLTPAHQFPTGEALAPQRRHRLLEWARTADGLLIEDDYDAEFRYDRRPVAALQGADPERVLLLGSLSKTFGPVFGLGWAVVPRGWQAAFEVAAGPGAGPSVVDQLTFARLVESGGYDRHLRAQRGRYRRRRDAVVAALARELPNATVGGIAAGMHLLVELPGPVDAADVVREAARRGVAVVDLRRYRSAPGPSSTLVLGYGDLADARVDEAVALLAAAVRASSSGPGV; translated from the coding sequence ATGGCTTCTGACCAGACCACTTCGCGTGCCGGGGAGCCGCGGCTCGCGTGGGAGACGCTGCTGGACGTCCGCGACGGACCCGGGCCGCTCGTCGTGCGGCTCGAACGTGCGCTGCGCGACGCCGTGCGCTCCGGGCGGGCACCCGCCGGTGCCGCGCTGCCCGCGAGCCGGAGCCTCGCGGAGACGCTCGGTGTGTCCCGGTGGGTGGTCACCGAGGTCTACGGGCAGCTCGTCGCCGAGGGGGTGCTGGAGGCACGGGCGGGTTCCGCGACGCGGGTCGCGCCGGGGGGAGCACTGCCGGTGCCGCCCGACGACGGTGCGCGCCCGACGCGCCGGGCACCGTCGTCGGGCGCCCGCTGGAACCTTGCCCCGGGCGTCCCGGACCTGCGGCACGCGCCGCTCGACGCCTGGGCGCGCGCGACGCGTGAGGCGCTCGCGGCCGTCTCGCGTGACGACCTGTTCGACCGTCCGTGGGCGGGCCACCCGGGTGCACGCGCCGTCGTCGCCGGGCACCTGCGGCGCTCCCGCCTCGTCTCCGCCACCGCCGACGACGTCGTGCTCACGCACGGGGCCACCCACGGGATGACGATCGCATCGACGGCCCTGGCCGGTGCCGGCCACACGCACCTGCTGGTCGAGCAGCCGTGCTGGCCGGTGCTGCGGGACGTCGCGCGGAGCGCGGGGCTGGAACCCGTCAGCGTGCCCGTCGGCCCGGGCGGCATCGACGTCGACGCGTTCGAGGCGGCCGCCGCGCGGACCGGCGCTCGGGCCGCGCTGCTGACCCCGGCCCACCAGTTCCCCACTGGCGAGGCGCTCGCCCCGCAGCGGCGGCACCGGCTGCTGGAGTGGGCGCGCACCGCCGACGGGCTGCTCATCGAGGACGACTACGACGCCGAGTTCCGCTACGACCGGCGGCCCGTCGCGGCGCTCCAGGGGGCGGACCCCGAGCGGGTGCTGCTGCTCGGCTCCCTGAGCAAGACGTTCGGACCCGTCTTCGGGCTGGGGTGGGCGGTGGTGCCGCGCGGCTGGCAGGCGGCCTTCGAGGTGGCGGCAGGTCCAGGTGCCGGGCCGTCCGTCGTCGACCAGCTCACGTTCGCGCGGCTCGTCGAGTCGGGCGGGTACGACCGGCACCTGCGCGCCCAGCGGGGGAGATACCGACGACGACGGGACGCCGTCGTCGCCGCCCTCGCGCGCGAGCTGCCGAACGCGACCGTGGGCGGCATCGCCGCCGGCATGCACCTGCTGGTGGAGCTGCCAGGGCCGGTGGACGCCGCCGACGTCGTGCGTGAGGCGGCTCGGCGTGGCGTCGCGGTGGTCGACCTGCGGCGCTACCGGTCCGCACCCGGGCCGTCGTCGACGCTCGTCCTCGGGTACGGCGACCTCGCTGACGCCCGCGTGGACGAGGCCGTCGCGCTGCTCGCGGCGGCGGTACGCGCCTCCTCGTCCGGGCCCGGCGTGTGA